A window of Mycolicibacterium fluoranthenivorans contains these coding sequences:
- a CDS encoding TetR/AcrR family transcriptional regulator has protein sequence MVSAPVDGPNRRRTQAERSAAMRTRLLDATVECLVTYGYAGTTTQRVAEVAGVTRGAQVHHFRSKEDLVVAAIEHLAEQRVQAAVREFGRVSEAPDAASLVLDYLWESHQGPVFVATLELWVASRTDAVLAAQIERVEPIVTGALIGALAQMVPDQAAQKNLRDLAFTAMDALRGILLSSFADRDPERARKRWDRVCGQLRDLLADSLSPELRSS, from the coding sequence TTGGTGAGTGCACCTGTCGATGGGCCGAACAGGCGGCGTACGCAGGCCGAGCGCAGCGCGGCGATGCGCACGCGACTGCTGGACGCGACGGTGGAGTGCCTGGTCACGTACGGATACGCCGGCACCACTACGCAGCGTGTCGCGGAGGTCGCCGGGGTTACCCGTGGGGCCCAGGTTCATCACTTCCGGTCCAAGGAGGACCTCGTGGTGGCTGCTATCGAGCATCTTGCGGAACAGCGCGTGCAGGCGGCGGTGCGTGAATTCGGTCGGGTGTCGGAGGCGCCGGATGCTGCGTCGTTGGTTCTTGACTATCTCTGGGAGTCGCATCAAGGTCCGGTATTCGTTGCCACCCTGGAACTTTGGGTTGCATCACGTACCGATGCGGTGCTCGCGGCGCAGATCGAGCGAGTTGAGCCCATCGTTACCGGCGCGCTGATTGGCGCATTGGCTCAGATGGTCCCGGATCAAGCGGCTCAGAAAAATCTCCGCGATCTGGCGTTCACCGCGATGGACGCATTGCGAGGGATCCTGCTGTCCAGCTTTGCCGACCGTGATCCCGAGCGGGCGCGTAAGCGATGGGACCGGGTATGCGGACAGCTGCGCGATCTACTCGCTGATTCTCTGAGCCCGGAGCTGCGCTCCTCGTAG
- a CDS encoding PE-PPE domain-containing protein: MYVTVSAGLRFPSPPPPQDISLVTIGDPTNIDGGLRARPPHLHIPILDATIPKPPVETPYNTVEIVHEYDGYADFPDRPLNLLADLNALAGVVHEHPNKRGVDLSDPSNVVTTSTNSLGGTTTHVLVTNRRASAYATARSVGVPDKIVNRMDRPLRRIINTGYSGERPGAAEPQSEFEGSGTDRTARASNRAAGRVLRGMSHRALKTAHSDAPKGTKARAAGGGLSE, translated from the coding sequence CTGTATGTCACTGTCTCAGCTGGACTCCGGTTTCCGAGTCCGCCACCGCCACAAGACATCTCGCTAGTCACGATCGGGGACCCCACAAACATCGACGGTGGCCTCCGGGCGAGACCTCCTCATCTCCACATACCGATCTTGGATGCGACCATTCCGAAGCCTCCCGTCGAAACGCCGTACAACACGGTCGAGATCGTCCATGAGTACGACGGCTATGCGGATTTCCCCGATAGACCGCTCAATCTGCTGGCCGACTTGAACGCTCTTGCCGGCGTCGTACATGAGCACCCCAACAAGCGCGGCGTCGATCTTTCAGATCCGAGCAACGTCGTAACGACAAGTACGAACTCATTGGGCGGCACCACTACTCACGTGTTGGTAACCAACCGACGAGCTTCCGCTTACGCGACCGCGAGGTCTGTCGGCGTACCGGACAAGATAGTGAACCGGATGGACAGACCGCTGCGACGGATCATCAACACCGGCTACAGCGGCGAACGACCTGGGGCGGCTGAACCGCAGTCGGAATTCGAGGGTTCCGGTACGGATCGCACTGCCCGGGCTAGCAACCGAGCGGCTGGGCGCGTCCTACGTGGGATGAGCCATCGAGCTCTGAAAACGGCACACTCCGATGCCCCGAAAGGCACAAAGGCGCGGGCCGCTGGTGGGGGATTGTCTGAATAA
- a CDS encoding lipid-transfer protein, producing the protein MPRKTYVIGVGMTKFEKPGAIEGWDYPDMARESGTKALADAGIDYRDVQEAYVGYVYGESTSGQRAVYELGMTGIPVVNVNNNCSTGSTALYLAARAVRSGLAECTLALGFEKMQPGSLGSTYDDREQPMAKHFLALAEISEVLFPPAAWMFGAAGREHMRQYGSTSEHFAKIGYKNHKHSVNNPFAQFQDEYSLDDILGARMIYDPLTKLQCSPTSDGSGAAILASEDFVDKHGLAEKAVEIVGQAMTTDFANSFDGSCKALIGYHMNVAAAQCVYQQSGLGPEDFQVIELHDCFSANELLLYEALGLCEEGEAAKLIDNNDTTYGGRWVVNPSGGLISKGHPLGATGLAQCAELTWQLRGIADKRQVDNVTAALQHNIGLGGAAVVTAYQRAER; encoded by the coding sequence ATGCCCAGGAAGACATACGTCATCGGCGTCGGTATGACGAAGTTCGAGAAGCCCGGAGCGATCGAGGGGTGGGACTACCCCGATATGGCTCGCGAATCGGGGACGAAAGCGCTGGCCGACGCCGGCATCGACTATCGAGACGTCCAGGAGGCCTACGTCGGCTACGTGTATGGCGAGTCGACCTCGGGCCAGCGGGCTGTCTACGAACTCGGCATGACCGGCATCCCGGTCGTCAATGTCAACAACAACTGCTCGACCGGATCCACCGCGCTGTACCTCGCTGCGCGGGCGGTCCGTAGCGGACTCGCCGAATGTACGCTCGCACTGGGGTTCGAGAAGATGCAACCAGGGTCGCTCGGTTCCACTTACGACGACCGCGAGCAGCCGATGGCCAAACACTTCCTGGCATTGGCCGAGATCTCAGAGGTGCTGTTCCCGCCTGCGGCGTGGATGTTCGGGGCGGCCGGCCGAGAGCATATGCGGCAATACGGTTCTACTTCTGAGCATTTCGCGAAGATTGGGTACAAGAACCATAAGCACTCGGTCAACAACCCATTTGCCCAGTTTCAGGACGAGTACAGTCTCGATGACATCCTCGGCGCGCGGATGATCTACGACCCCCTTACCAAACTGCAGTGCTCACCGACCTCGGACGGTTCGGGCGCCGCCATCCTCGCCAGCGAGGACTTCGTCGACAAGCACGGGTTGGCCGAGAAGGCGGTGGAGATCGTCGGCCAGGCGATGACCACCGATTTTGCGAACAGTTTCGACGGCAGCTGCAAAGCGCTCATCGGGTACCACATGAATGTCGCTGCGGCGCAGTGCGTCTACCAGCAGTCCGGTCTGGGGCCCGAAGACTTCCAGGTCATCGAGCTACACGACTGCTTCTCTGCCAACGAACTGCTGCTCTATGAGGCATTGGGCCTGTGCGAGGAAGGCGAAGCGGCCAAGCTGATCGACAACAACGACACCACTTACGGTGGGCGATGGGTCGTCAACCCGTCGGGTGGGCTGATCTCCAAGGGGCACCCGCTAGGAGCCACCGGGTTGGCCCAATGCGCCGAACTCACCTGGCAGCTGCGTGGTATCGCCGATAAACGGCAGGTGGACAACGTAACCGCAGCTCTGCAACACAACATCGGCCTCGGTGGCGCCGCCGTCGTCACCGCCTATCAGCGCGCCGAGCGCTGA
- a CDS encoding SRPBCC family protein, producing the protein MGHIEATRELAAGPDELWATVSNPNTWGDWFTVHDKWLEEPPATLTPGTKLTAKIVMLGMANKIEWNIESVDAPHSLVLGGTGMAGVKARFVFDIQPIAGGSRFTVSGDFEGALVKGALAKAVEKDGVKQLDKSLDALDARAAASA; encoded by the coding sequence ATGGGACATATCGAGGCAACCCGCGAGCTGGCCGCCGGCCCCGACGAACTGTGGGCGACGGTATCGAACCCCAACACCTGGGGTGACTGGTTCACCGTGCACGACAAGTGGCTGGAGGAACCGCCCGCAACGCTCACTCCCGGGACGAAACTCACCGCCAAGATCGTCATGCTGGGTATGGCGAACAAGATCGAATGGAATATCGAATCCGTCGACGCTCCCCACAGCCTCGTGCTGGGTGGCACGGGAATGGCCGGTGTCAAAGCTCGATTTGTCTTTGACATCCAACCGATCGCCGGCGGGTCCCGGTTCACCGTCAGCGGCGACTTCGAAGGAGCTCTCGTCAAGGGCGCCCTCGCGAAGGCCGTCGAGAAGGACGGCGTAAAGCAGCTCGACAAGAGCCTCGATGCGCTCGACGCACGAGCCGCGGCGTCCGCATGA
- a CDS encoding MaoC/PaaZ C-terminal domain-containing protein, with the protein MTSTKSAADTDELVFDDSGLNTWTDEERFDVTRDRLAEYAAATNDPIPAHRSGEVAPPVFAIVPVFEALLVPAVDVLPVELIPRVVHGEQDFHFHRPIRPGDKLVSRGKMIGYEGLENGTRAAIYLECRTEDGELVNEQYVTTFVRGFDAGKAVGELSPTHRFDEALRARAPVATVVQHIDDDQTFRYSPAAGDPMPIHLDEEVARDAGLPGIIAHGLCTMAFTSWAVLTELAGSDVHRLKRFAVRFSKMVLPGDDLQTRIWQSTSAAGVTTYAFETARGADLVITDGLAEIAEEA; encoded by the coding sequence ATGACGTCGACGAAAAGCGCTGCGGACACCGACGAACTCGTCTTCGATGACAGCGGCCTGAACACCTGGACCGATGAAGAGCGATTCGATGTGACCCGAGATCGGCTTGCCGAGTACGCGGCGGCCACCAACGATCCGATCCCGGCGCATCGCTCGGGCGAGGTCGCGCCTCCGGTGTTCGCCATCGTCCCGGTATTCGAGGCACTATTGGTTCCTGCCGTCGATGTGCTGCCTGTCGAACTCATCCCGCGAGTGGTGCACGGGGAGCAGGACTTTCACTTCCATCGTCCGATCAGGCCGGGGGACAAGCTCGTATCGCGCGGCAAGATGATCGGCTACGAAGGACTGGAAAACGGCACCCGTGCGGCGATCTATCTCGAATGCCGCACGGAAGACGGCGAACTGGTCAATGAACAGTATGTCACCACGTTCGTCCGGGGATTCGATGCTGGTAAGGCGGTGGGGGAGCTCAGCCCCACCCACCGCTTCGACGAGGCGCTGCGTGCTAGGGCTCCTGTCGCCACCGTGGTTCAGCATATCGATGATGATCAGACGTTCCGGTACAGTCCAGCGGCCGGCGATCCGATGCCGATCCACCTGGACGAGGAGGTGGCTCGCGATGCCGGACTGCCCGGCATCATCGCCCACGGTCTGTGCACCATGGCGTTCACCTCGTGGGCGGTGCTGACCGAGCTGGCGGGTTCGGACGTGCACCGGCTCAAGCGGTTCGCGGTGCGCTTTTCGAAGATGGTGTTGCCCGGCGACGATCTGCAGACGCGTATCTGGCAGAGCACCAGCGCAGCCGGAGTCACCACTTACGCATTCGAAACCGCACGTGGAGCTGATCTGGTCATCACCGACGGGTTGGCCGAAATTGCCGAGGAGGCATAA
- a CDS encoding SDR family oxidoreductase yields MGALDGRVAVITGAGRGIGREHALLFAAEGASVVVNDLGGTNSGDGTDAGPAHEVVAEIRAAGGAAVAHTENIATWDGAQSLVQQAVDEFGRLDVVVNNAGILRDAFIPTMAESDWDAVIAVHLKGHFSVLRHAAAYWKAQSKAGDQPNAAVINTASGSGTTIPNAGQANYGAAKAAIAALTLVGADELERYGVRVNAIAPIARTRLTLATPGMGALMAEPDDGEVDLFSPANISPLVAYLATEKCPVTGQVYAVQGGAISQLRGWHDTETIETDGLWRIDDIAGRLPS; encoded by the coding sequence ATGGGAGCACTGGACGGGCGCGTTGCCGTCATCACCGGCGCAGGTCGGGGGATCGGGCGCGAGCATGCACTGCTGTTCGCCGCAGAGGGAGCCAGCGTCGTGGTGAACGATCTGGGCGGCACCAACTCCGGGGACGGCACCGACGCTGGCCCGGCGCACGAAGTCGTCGCCGAGATCCGGGCGGCCGGAGGCGCCGCCGTTGCCCATACCGAGAACATAGCTACCTGGGACGGCGCCCAGTCGCTGGTGCAGCAGGCAGTCGACGAGTTCGGGCGGCTCGATGTGGTGGTGAACAATGCCGGCATCCTGCGGGACGCGTTCATCCCCACGATGGCTGAATCCGATTGGGACGCCGTGATCGCGGTACATCTCAAGGGTCACTTCTCGGTGCTGCGCCACGCTGCGGCGTACTGGAAGGCGCAGTCCAAGGCGGGTGATCAGCCCAACGCGGCGGTGATCAATACCGCATCGGGATCGGGTACCACGATTCCCAATGCCGGGCAGGCCAACTACGGGGCCGCCAAGGCCGCCATCGCGGCGCTGACCTTGGTCGGGGCCGATGAGTTGGAACGCTACGGTGTGCGTGTCAATGCCATCGCCCCGATCGCGCGGACCCGGCTCACCCTGGCGACTCCAGGAATGGGTGCGTTGATGGCAGAGCCGGACGACGGCGAGGTCGACCTGTTCAGCCCTGCCAACATTTCACCACTGGTGGCCTATCTTGCGACTGAGAAGTGCCCGGTGACGGGTCAGGTGTACGCCGTTCAAGGCGGTGCGATCTCGCAACTGCGAGGTTGGCACGATACTGAGACCATCGAGACCGACGGGCTGTGGCGCATCGATGATATCGCTGGGCGGCTGCCGTCATGA
- a CDS encoding acyl-CoA dehydrogenase family protein codes for MIEWSDTDVIMRDTVREFIDKEIRPHLDVLERGEMSPYPLARKLFSEFGLDAMAAEAVKTMLDKQRAKETAVAAGATATDKVSHEGGGLGDIGAQASMAAVMVSELAGVSIGLLSTIGVSLGLGAATIMSRGTLAQKERWLPELMTLDKIAAWAITEPDAGSDAFGGMKTTVKRSGDGDGAYILNGQKTFITNGPEAGILIVYAKLDDGSGIDRRDRPVLTFVLDAGMPGLTQGKAFKKMGMMSSPTGELFFDNVRLTPDRLLGETESHTGGDGRDSARASFAAERVGVALMSLGIINECHRLCLDYAKTRTLWGKQISTFQLIQLKLAKMEIARINVQNMVFQTLERLKHGSLPSLSEASAIKLYSSEAATEVAMEAVQLFGGNGYMAEYRVEQLARDAKSLMIYAGSNEVQVTHIAKGLLAG; via the coding sequence ATGATCGAATGGTCCGATACCGATGTGATCATGCGGGATACCGTCCGCGAGTTCATCGACAAGGAGATCAGACCGCACCTGGATGTCCTGGAGCGTGGAGAGATGTCTCCGTATCCGTTGGCTCGCAAGCTGTTCAGCGAATTCGGTCTTGACGCCATGGCCGCCGAAGCAGTCAAGACGATGCTGGACAAGCAACGGGCCAAAGAGACGGCCGTCGCTGCCGGCGCAACCGCCACGGACAAGGTCTCCCACGAGGGAGGTGGTCTCGGCGATATCGGTGCGCAGGCGTCGATGGCCGCGGTGATGGTCTCCGAACTCGCCGGCGTGAGCATCGGCCTGCTCAGCACCATCGGTGTCAGTCTGGGACTGGGCGCGGCAACCATCATGAGTCGCGGCACGCTGGCACAGAAGGAGCGCTGGCTGCCCGAACTGATGACCTTGGACAAGATCGCGGCGTGGGCGATCACCGAGCCGGATGCCGGCTCGGATGCCTTCGGCGGTATGAAGACCACCGTCAAGCGCTCCGGTGATGGTGACGGGGCCTATATCCTCAACGGACAGAAGACGTTCATCACCAACGGCCCGGAGGCCGGCATTCTGATCGTCTACGCCAAGCTCGACGATGGCAGCGGTATCGATCGACGGGACCGCCCGGTGCTGACGTTCGTGCTCGACGCGGGGATGCCCGGACTGACTCAGGGCAAAGCGTTCAAGAAGATGGGCATGATGTCCTCGCCGACCGGTGAGCTCTTCTTCGACAACGTCCGGCTCACCCCGGACCGGTTGCTCGGAGAAACGGAGTCCCACACCGGCGGCGACGGACGCGACAGCGCTCGAGCCAGTTTCGCAGCCGAACGGGTAGGGGTCGCGCTGATGTCGCTCGGCATCATCAACGAGTGCCACCGGCTGTGCCTGGACTACGCAAAAACCCGCACGCTGTGGGGTAAGCAGATCTCGACCTTCCAGCTGATCCAGCTCAAGCTGGCCAAGATGGAGATTGCCCGGATCAACGTGCAGAACATGGTGTTCCAGACTTTGGAGCGCCTGAAACATGGCTCACTACCCAGCCTTTCAGAGGCGTCAGCGATCAAGCTGTACTCCTCGGAGGCGGCCACCGAGGTGGCGATGGAGGCCGTGCAGCTATTCGGCGGTAACGGCTACATGGCCGAGTACCGGGTGGAACAACTCGCCCGTGACGCCAAGTCGCTGATGATCTACGCGGGCAGCAACGAGGTACAGGTCACCCACATTGCCAAGGGCCTGCTCGCCGGATGA
- a CDS encoding alpha/beta fold hydrolase — translation MIAESRATYNGVGTRVLSVSGCGTPVILLHGYADSADTWRAVLARLAAAGRRALAVDLPGFGRAGRRRSGPMLPQFDSFADALLDDTGPAVLVGNSLGAATAVRAADRRPDVVRALVALDDPINARHWLARAARYREVPTGFWRTAARLPIPAVTLRWATERGVRRVLYGPGAPADPDVLARWNRTVASQAAVANLGRYALQYARETAAGHCGVRVSCPTVVVHGARDRIIPVDASRVLHQQIPGSELVVLPGSGHCPQLDDPDAVARLIVALKGDT, via the coding sequence ATGATCGCCGAATCTCGGGCCACCTACAACGGTGTGGGCACCCGGGTGCTATCGGTGTCCGGGTGCGGAACCCCGGTGATCCTGCTGCACGGTTACGCCGACAGCGCGGACACCTGGCGGGCCGTGCTCGCCCGGCTAGCGGCAGCCGGGCGACGGGCGCTGGCCGTCGACCTGCCCGGCTTCGGCCGGGCAGGTCGACGCCGGTCGGGTCCGATGCTCCCACAGTTCGACTCCTTCGCCGACGCCCTGCTCGACGATACGGGACCCGCAGTCCTGGTGGGGAATTCACTGGGCGCGGCTACGGCGGTGCGCGCCGCCGATCGCCGTCCGGACGTTGTGCGGGCACTGGTGGCTTTGGATGATCCGATCAACGCCAGGCACTGGTTGGCCCGCGCCGCGCGCTACCGTGAGGTTCCGACCGGGTTTTGGCGCACTGCAGCTCGGCTACCCATACCCGCGGTCACGTTACGTTGGGCAACCGAGCGGGGCGTGCGTCGGGTGCTCTACGGTCCGGGCGCGCCCGCGGACCCCGATGTGCTCGCCCGGTGGAACCGGACGGTGGCCAGTCAGGCCGCGGTCGCTAACCTCGGCCGATACGCCCTTCAGTACGCACGTGAGACCGCGGCCGGTCACTGTGGCGTCCGCGTCAGCTGCCCGACGGTCGTGGTGCACGGAGCCAGAGACAGAATCATCCCAGTCGACGCGAGCCGCGTTCTACATCAACAGATTCCGGGGAGCGAACTGGTGGTCCTTCCGGGATCGGGACACTGCCCGCAACTCGACGATCCAGATGCCGTCGCGCGACTGATCGTCGCGCTGAAAGGTGATACATGA
- a CDS encoding acyl-CoA synthetase, with protein MTRILRHLRDIASAALVLQHRGMVDVRKPHQALRASQALRRYGSFGGLSEHTAARYGDAPALTDEDGTLSFRELEDTSNALARGLGERGVTGVIGLLVRNHRGLLLALFAAGKLGVKVVLLNTGFAAPQLTDVCRRENVTVVIADEEYRGLLDTLSPDIDQIVGWSGAGLASLAAGRSVARLPVPGGVGGMVLLTSGTTGVPKGAPRNKVSPLQSAQLLDRIPWPKGGAYYVAAPMFHATGLATCALGLALGNRVVLARRFDAEATLAAIERHRVEALILVPTMLVRILDVGPEVLARYDTSSLKVVFAAGSALSPDLCRRTAETFGDVLYNLYGSTEVAVAAVATPSELRAAPGTVGRPPVGCTLAAYDEQRRRITQPGCVGTLFVSSGLSFTGYTDGGQKESVDGLLSSGDTGHFDADGLWFVDGRDDEMIVSGGENVFPLEVENLLAGHPAVLDVAVVGVDDLDFGKRLRAYVVGVPGVKLAADDIRSYVRTYLARHKVPRDVVFLDALPRNETGKLLKVQLGRE; from the coding sequence ATGACAAGGATTCTGCGCCACCTGCGTGATATCGCTTCGGCTGCCCTGGTCTTACAGCACAGGGGAATGGTCGACGTTCGCAAACCGCACCAGGCGCTGCGCGCCTCCCAGGCACTGCGGCGCTACGGGTCGTTCGGTGGACTCTCGGAACATACCGCAGCGAGATACGGAGATGCCCCGGCACTCACGGACGAGGACGGCACCCTGAGCTTCCGTGAACTCGAGGATACTTCCAATGCACTGGCGCGCGGATTAGGCGAGCGCGGTGTCACCGGCGTGATCGGCCTGCTGGTTCGTAACCACCGCGGCCTGCTGTTGGCGCTGTTCGCCGCCGGGAAGCTGGGCGTCAAGGTGGTGCTGTTGAACACCGGATTCGCTGCCCCTCAGTTGACCGACGTGTGCCGACGGGAGAATGTCACCGTCGTCATCGCCGATGAGGAATACCGTGGCTTGCTCGATACTCTCTCACCGGATATCGATCAGATAGTCGGCTGGTCCGGCGCGGGTTTGGCGTCATTGGCCGCCGGGCGGTCGGTGGCGCGCCTGCCCGTTCCGGGGGGCGTCGGTGGCATGGTTCTGCTGACCAGCGGCACAACCGGCGTCCCCAAGGGCGCACCTCGCAACAAGGTGAGCCCGCTGCAGTCTGCGCAACTGCTCGACCGCATTCCGTGGCCGAAGGGTGGCGCGTACTACGTTGCCGCGCCGATGTTCCACGCCACCGGGCTGGCTACCTGCGCACTTGGTCTCGCGCTCGGGAACCGGGTTGTGTTGGCCAGACGATTCGACGCCGAGGCCACCCTCGCTGCGATCGAGCGTCACCGGGTCGAGGCGCTGATTCTCGTGCCCACCATGCTGGTCCGTATCCTCGATGTAGGGCCCGAGGTGCTGGCTCGCTACGACACGTCATCGCTGAAAGTCGTGTTCGCGGCGGGTTCGGCGCTGTCGCCGGACCTGTGCCGGCGGACCGCTGAGACCTTCGGAGACGTTCTCTACAACTTGTACGGGTCTACCGAGGTGGCGGTTGCCGCAGTGGCGACACCGAGCGAATTGCGCGCTGCTCCCGGTACGGTGGGGCGACCGCCAGTTGGCTGCACGCTGGCCGCCTATGACGAGCAGCGGCGCAGGATCACCCAACCGGGCTGCGTCGGAACGCTCTTCGTATCGAGTGGACTGAGCTTCACGGGCTACACAGATGGCGGGCAGAAGGAGTCCGTCGACGGATTGCTCTCCTCGGGGGACACCGGCCACTTCGACGCGGACGGACTGTGGTTTGTCGACGGTCGCGACGACGAGATGATCGTCTCAGGTGGCGAGAACGTCTTCCCGCTCGAAGTCGAGAACCTGCTTGCCGGGCACCCCGCGGTGCTCGATGTGGCCGTCGTGGGCGTGGACGACCTTGACTTCGGAAAACGTCTGCGTGCGTATGTCGTAGGTGTTCCGGGCGTGAAATTGGCTGCCGACGACATCAGAAGCTATGTGCGGACATATCTGGCACGGCACAAGGTGCCACGCGATGTGGTCTTCCTTGACGCGTTGCCACGCAACGAAACAGGAAAGCTCCTCAAGGTTCAGCTCGGGCGGGAGTGA
- a CDS encoding SDR family oxidoreductase — protein sequence MRRYHNIHRIVAVTGGARGIGRATAKAFAGAGARVAIGDIDGDLAAHVAHEISRATGGQVCGLPLDVTDRSAFTDFLDAAESRLGPLDTLVNNAGIMPTGLFSDEDDTMTDLMVSINLAGVLNGSKLAVRRFSGRTGRIVNIASLAGISAHRGVATYCGTKHAVVGFSDSLRLELRDSGIGVTLVLPGLVRTDLSAGSGTPLWVRPVSEVDPEDVASAVVDAVVRGRDKVVVPRSLGVLLGAVQLLPTRVRSRLERLAHLDAAFTATDSDARARYHGRILETRRDNV from the coding sequence ATGCGTCGCTATCACAATATTCACCGGATCGTTGCGGTGACCGGTGGTGCCCGTGGTATAGGTCGCGCCACCGCCAAGGCATTCGCGGGAGCAGGAGCTCGAGTCGCCATCGGTGACATCGATGGCGATCTGGCAGCCCATGTCGCGCACGAGATATCCAGGGCGACCGGCGGACAGGTGTGCGGATTACCCCTAGACGTCACTGATCGATCTGCCTTCACGGATTTTCTGGACGCGGCCGAGTCTCGATTGGGCCCGCTCGACACGCTGGTCAACAATGCCGGCATCATGCCCACCGGGTTGTTCTCCGACGAGGACGACACGATGACCGACCTCATGGTGTCCATCAACCTCGCAGGTGTGCTGAACGGGTCCAAACTGGCAGTGCGGAGGTTCTCCGGACGCACCGGCCGCATCGTCAACATCGCCTCGCTGGCGGGCATCAGCGCGCACCGCGGTGTAGCCACGTACTGCGGCACCAAACATGCAGTGGTCGGGTTCTCGGATTCGCTTCGCCTCGAACTGCGCGATAGCGGAATCGGTGTGACGCTGGTCCTTCCGGGGTTGGTGCGAACAGATCTGTCGGCAGGGAGCGGAACACCGCTGTGGGTCCGACCGGTCAGCGAAGTGGATCCCGAGGATGTGGCTTCGGCTGTCGTCGACGCAGTTGTGCGTGGTCGTGACAAGGTCGTGGTGCCGCGATCGCTCGGTGTCCTGCTCGGAGCCGTGCAACTGCTGCCGACGCGTGTGCGCAGCAGATTGGAACGGTTGGCGCATCTCGACGCCGCCTTCACCGCCACGGATTCGGATGCCCGGGCGCGCTACCACGGGCGGATTCTGGAGACCAGACGTGACAATGTTTGA